A stretch of Panthera tigris isolate Pti1 chromosome E2, P.tigris_Pti1_mat1.1, whole genome shotgun sequence DNA encodes these proteins:
- the LENG1 gene encoding leukocyte receptor cluster member 1, with protein MNILPKKSWHVRNKDNVARVRRDEAQAREEEKERERRVLLAQQEARTEFLRKKARRQNSLPELEAAEAGAPTPGPVDLFRELLEEGKGVTRGNKEYEEEKRQEKERQEKALGILTYLGQSAAEAQTQPPWYQLPPGRGAPPPGPGPDEKIKQRLDPLREMQKHLKKKRRHSGDGGHSRKGKEGPDKQRPEARPSLDQLRAERLRREATERARAEALLARVRGTAPPEEQPVEMDERRGRYNSQFNPQWARRPANKTPALTDSWGDRRGRSCQPSYKTIYS; from the exons ATGAATATCTTGCCCAAGAAGAGCTGGCACGTCCGGAACAAAGACAATGTCGCCCGTGTGCGGCGTGACGAGGCTCAGGCccgggaggaggagaaagagcgtgagcggaGAGTGCTGCTCGCTCAGCAGGAG GCCCGCACAGAATTCCTGCGGAAGAAAGCCAGGCGTCAGAACTCACTACCTGAGCTGgaagcagcagaggcaggagcccCGACTCCCGGCCCTGTGGACCTATTCCGGGAGCTgctagaggaagggaaaggggtgaCCAGAGGCAACAAAGAGTACGAGGAAGAAAAGCGACAGGAGAAA gagaggcaggagaaagCTCTGGGGATCCTCACATACTTGGGTCAGAGTGCTGCGGAAGCCCAGACTCAACCGCCTTGGTACCAGCTCCCCCCAGGGCGGGGGGCGCCCCCACCTGGCCCAGGTCCCGATGAAAAGATCAAGCAGCGCCTGGACCCTCTGCGGGAGATGCAGAAGCACTTGAAGAAGAAGAGGCGGCACAGTGGTGATGGTGGTCacagcagaaagggaaaggaggggcCGGACAAGCAGCGGCCGGAAGC ACGCCCATCCCTGGACCAGCTTCGAGCCGAACGTCTCCGGCGGGAAGCAACAGAGCGTGCTCGGGCAGAGGCCCTGCTGGCCCGAGTGAGGGGCACAGCCCCCCCGGAGGAACAGCCTGTGGAGATGGACGAACGGCGGGGGCGGTACAACTCCCAGTTCAACCCCCAGTGGGCCCGGCGCCCTGCCAACAAGACCCCAGCGCTTACGGACTCCTGGGGGGATAGGAGAGGCCGCAGCTGCCAGCCGTCATATAAAactatttattcataa